In a genomic window of Tripterygium wilfordii isolate XIE 37 chromosome 8, ASM1340144v1, whole genome shotgun sequence:
- the LOC120003301 gene encoding 60S acidic ribosomal protein P1-3-like, whose protein sequence is MAVAEAACTYAAVILHDDGISITAEKIATLVKAAGVDVQSYWPGLFAKLAEKRNLADLIMNVVAGGGGAVAVAAAPAAAGGAPAAAAPAAEEKKKEEPAEESDDDMGFSLFD, encoded by the exons ATGGCAGTTGCAGAGGCTGCTTGCACTTACGCGGCCGTCATACTCCATGATGATGGCATTTCTATCACT GCTGAGAAGATCGCAACATTGGTTAAAGCTGCTGGTGTGGATGTTCAGTCATATTGGCCAGGTTTGTTTGCAAAGCTTGCTGAGAAGCGGAACCTGGCGGATCTCATAATGAATGTAGtagctggtggtggtggtgcagtAGCAGTTGCAGCTGCCCCGGCTGCTGCTGGTGGTGCTCCTGCTGCTGCGGCTCCTGCTgctgaggagaagaagaag GAAGAACCCGCTGAGGAGAGTGACGATGATATGGGATTCAGCCTGTTCGATTAG
- the LOC120003804 gene encoding RNA-binding protein 38-like: MSQQRQFQMVVGSSNPVGHYNDTTFTKIFVGGLAWETRRETMRRYFEQFGEILEAVVITDKNTGRSKGYGFVTFKDPESAMRACQNPSPVIDGRRTNCNLASFGAQKTRSSTNPQHGPGRFRTAPAGLVAPAAFHGSSSTLAHHHHHHHHQPSGQYTFPYSAFGYSGYTQDTLYPLNYYNVYGGQQFSPYYTAGTSGAAPGIFHNFYPLYAQHAQSSQAHGFGVQYPQMVQYPYLPQHYGSSSGILSLPSSLAMTTTGTGATTTSTTISTTSTPPTTTTGVIGAGAATTSQQASSRTASEQNLSTK, translated from the exons ATGTCTCAACAAAGGCAATTCCAGATGGTGGTAGGCAGCAGCAATCCAGTTGGCCACTACAATGATACAACTTTTACCAAAATCTTTGTTGGTGGTTTGGCTTGGGAGACTCGGAGAGAAACCATGAGGCGTTATTTTGAACAGTTTGGTGAAATCCTTGAAGCTGTTGTTATTACAGACAAGAACACAGGGAGGTCCAAAGGTTATGGCTTT GTTACATTTAAGGATCCAGAGTCTGCCATGAGAGCATGCCAAAACCCATCTCCTGTTATTGATGGAAGGAGAACTAACTGCAATCTTGCATCTTTTGGTGCCCAGAAAACACGTTCATCAACTAATCCTCAACATG GCCCAGGAAGGTTTAGAACAGCACCAGCTGGATTGGTAGCTCCAGCGGCTTTTCATGGCTCATCGTCAACACttgctcatcatcatcatcatcatcatcatcaaccttcTGGTCAATACACATTTCCTTATTCGGCTTTCGG GTATTCTGGATATACACAAGACACCTTGTATCCATTG AATTATTACAATGTATATGGTGGTCAACAATTCTCACCTTACTATACAGCAGGGACATCAGGGGCAGCACCTGGGATATTCCACAATTTTTACCCATTGTATGCCCAACATGCACAAAGTAGTCAAGCTCATGGTTTTGGGGTTCAATATCCTCAAATGGTTCAGTACCCTTATTTGCCTCAACACTATGGCTCTAGTTCTGGTATCCTATCACTCCCTTCTTCATTGGCAATGACTACTACAGGTACAGGTGccacaaccacatcaacaacaaTATCGACGACAAGTACACCACCAACGACAACCACCGGAGTAATTGGAGCTGGGGCAGCTACTACTTCACAGCAAGCCTCATCAAGAACAGCTTCTGAACAGAATTTGTCAACCAAATAA